One Fusobacterium ulcerans DNA segment encodes these proteins:
- a CDS encoding VWA domain-containing protein — protein MEDKKTLNKWRLVLGEFAQDSMSLDPQYASMDSVLDFLYSREYSEEQGIRKEGGRGGSSLTVPEWIGKVRELFPEETVEIMQKQAISKYKLTELLTDEKILKQMQPDMELLKNILAFKRMMSPQVLQTARNIIGEVVKEIEEKLRKEIIEAFHGKKNPYKSGVLRTMRNFDFKKTVRRNLKNYDVERKVLVPSRLYFSSRIKKQNEYHIIIVVDQSGSMVSSVIYSAVMAGIFSKLSMIDTKLIVFDTNVVDLTDYVSDPVETLLSVQLGGGTDISKALDYAASKITQPQKTIVVLVSDLYDGYDYRQMYKRVFDIIETGARMFVLPALDYSAQGSYDKNAAQKMANLGADVAAITPKELAQWIAKIVL, from the coding sequence ATGGAAGATAAAAAGACACTGAATAAGTGGAGGCTTGTTCTGGGAGAATTTGCTCAGGATAGTATGAGTCTTGACCCTCAATATGCCAGTATGGATTCTGTTCTTGACTTTCTTTACTCAAGGGAATATTCAGAAGAACAAGGAATACGTAAAGAGGGAGGAAGAGGCGGTTCAAGCCTTACTGTTCCAGAATGGATAGGAAAAGTGAGAGAGCTCTTTCCAGAAGAGACAGTGGAAATAATGCAGAAACAGGCAATTTCTAAATATAAATTGACAGAACTTCTTACTGATGAAAAAATTCTTAAACAGATGCAGCCAGATATGGAATTATTAAAAAATATATTGGCTTTTAAAAGAATGATGAGCCCTCAGGTGCTTCAGACTGCTAGAAACATAATAGGAGAAGTAGTAAAAGAGATAGAGGAGAAATTAAGAAAAGAGATAATTGAAGCTTTTCATGGAAAGAAAAATCCATATAAAAGTGGAGTACTTCGTACAATGAGAAATTTTGATTTTAAAAAAACTGTAAGAAGAAATTTAAAAAATTATGATGTAGAAAGAAAAGTTCTTGTTCCATCAAGATTGTATTTTTCTTCTCGTATAAAAAAGCAGAATGAATATCATATAATAATAGTAGTGGATCAGAGTGGAAGTATGGTTTCCTCTGTAATATATAGTGCTGTTATGGCTGGAATATTTTCTAAATTATCTATGATAGATACAAAGCTCATAGTCTTTGATACAAATGTAGTAGATCTTACTGATTATGTAAGCGACCCAGTAGAAACTCTTCTCAGTGTACAGCTAGGAGGAGGAACAGATATTTCAAAGGCACTTGATTATGCTGCTTCTAAAATAACACAGCCTCAAAAAACTATTGTTGTATTAGTAAGTGACCTCTATGATGGGTATGATTATAGACAGATGTACAAAAGAGTATTTGATATCATAGAAACTGGAGCGAGAATGTTTGTACTTCCTGCTTTGGATTACAGTGCTCAGGGAAGTTATGATAAAAATGCTGCTCAGAAAATGGCAAATCTAGGTGCTGATGTGGCAGCTATCACACCAAAGGAGTTGGCACAATGGATAGCAAAAATAGTATTATAA
- a CDS encoding DUF5682 family protein produces the protein MDRLLRGEKQSEIDEEVKKIDKLFKRSYDLSSDFVLFPVRHHSPVCSFHLEKVIEEYQPEAILIEGPRNAGHLIEYAVSDKTKTPFCIYLSYDDKQGKINEEKGKYRAFYPFLDYSPELTALKEGAKRGTPCEFIDLGYGEKLLNTPDPEQKTAENYEDDRIFLQSSYYKMLVEKMGCKNFNELWEMLFEIEGFHMETENFIKSLFYYCYYSRENTSQDELIYHGDIIREYYMAENIREAMKKYKKVLVVTGGIHTIELVNLITAEKLPTFKIEKIKEEDSPSYLMPYSFEESDRNSGYESGMVFPFFYQKVWENISKKRKKPFEETVLRFIINTAGAVRKKQPLSIADEMQSYYMARGLGELREKKECGVFELIDGVKSSFVKGEINSYHQPALKNLYRLLTGMEMGTIDPDCGVPPLVNDFFVKCKKFKISTTVSMKKETKLDVFNNESHREKSRFFHQMNFLETNFCNYLKGQDSNTGKGRILLRETWEYRFFPGVQVALITNSAYGGTVEEACMSLIIKGIASEHNNAREISERLLQANRMGLNSIYGIIFEKLMDIIGNDMDFLSVSDCFKNLCEVKTYNTSFAGIDIPILDKVIELSLTRMLTLIYTVINSKKEDEDSICDGIKFLYTYFIDSINKEEEESFIQSMFSIYEDNSANTALSGAGSAVLFKKGKISLEEAMNKFNSYLNGSDISKKMSASFLKGFFKIAKDIVFVDDRMLHSLDNILKETDGDLFLEILPDLRFAFTYFLPFETDKIAKQVSSFYDISGESLLYGDVFDQKEMEKALDIDKYCAGKLDEWLLEKGGEDGR, from the coding sequence ATGGATAGATTATTACGAGGCGAGAAACAATCTGAAATAGATGAAGAAGTAAAAAAAATAGATAAACTTTTTAAAAGAAGCTATGATTTATCTTCTGATTTCGTATTGTTTCCTGTAAGACATCACAGTCCTGTCTGTTCTTTTCATTTGGAAAAAGTAATAGAGGAATATCAGCCAGAGGCTATATTGATAGAGGGGCCAAGAAATGCAGGTCATCTTATAGAATATGCTGTATCTGATAAAACAAAGACTCCTTTTTGTATATATTTAAGCTATGATGACAAGCAGGGAAAAATAAATGAAGAGAAGGGAAAATACAGAGCATTTTATCCCTTCTTGGATTATTCACCTGAACTCACTGCTTTAAAAGAGGGAGCAAAGAGAGGAACACCTTGTGAGTTTATAGATCTTGGTTATGGAGAAAAACTTTTGAATACTCCTGACCCAGAACAGAAAACAGCAGAAAATTATGAAGATGACAGAATATTTCTACAGAGCAGCTATTACAAAATGCTTGTAGAAAAAATGGGCTGCAAAAATTTCAATGAACTTTGGGAAATGCTTTTTGAAATAGAAGGTTTTCATATGGAAACTGAAAATTTTATAAAAAGTCTCTTTTATTATTGCTATTATAGCAGAGAGAATACTTCTCAAGATGAATTGATTTATCATGGAGATATAATCAGAGAGTATTACATGGCTGAAAATATTCGTGAAGCTATGAAAAAATATAAGAAAGTTTTAGTTGTAACAGGAGGAATTCATACAATAGAACTTGTAAATCTTATTACAGCAGAGAAGCTTCCTACATTTAAAATAGAAAAAATAAAGGAAGAGGATTCACCAAGTTATCTTATGCCATATTCTTTTGAAGAATCTGACAGAAATTCTGGATATGAATCAGGAATGGTCTTTCCATTTTTTTATCAGAAAGTCTGGGAAAATATAAGTAAAAAGAGAAAGAAGCCTTTTGAAGAGACAGTACTGCGTTTTATTATCAATACAGCAGGGGCAGTGAGAAAAAAACAGCCCCTTTCAATAGCTGATGAAATGCAGTCATACTATATGGCAAGAGGACTGGGAGAGCTAAGGGAAAAGAAAGAATGCGGAGTATTTGAACTGATAGATGGAGTGAAGTCATCTTTTGTAAAGGGAGAGATAAATTCATATCACCAGCCAGCATTAAAGAATCTCTACAGACTTCTTACGGGAATGGAAATGGGGACAATAGATCCAGACTGTGGAGTTCCACCTTTAGTAAACGATTTTTTTGTTAAATGTAAAAAGTTTAAAATATCTACAACAGTAAGTATGAAAAAGGAAACAAAGCTGGATGTATTTAATAACGAAAGTCATAGAGAGAAGAGCAGATTTTTTCATCAGATGAATTTTTTAGAGACAAATTTCTGTAATTATTTAAAAGGGCAAGACTCTAATACAGGAAAAGGAAGGATACTCCTTAGAGAGACTTGGGAATATCGTTTTTTCCCAGGTGTACAGGTAGCTCTTATTACAAATTCTGCATATGGTGGAACTGTAGAAGAAGCATGTATGTCTTTGATAATAAAAGGAATAGCATCTGAACATAATAATGCCAGAGAGATTTCAGAGAGACTTTTACAAGCAAATCGTATGGGATTGAATTCTATATATGGAATTATTTTTGAAAAACTCATGGATATTATAGGTAATGATATGGATTTTTTAAGTGTATCTGACTGCTTTAAAAATCTTTGTGAAGTAAAAACATATAATACAAGTTTTGCTGGAATAGATATTCCAATACTGGATAAAGTAATAGAGTTAAGTTTGACTCGTATGCTGACACTGATATATACTGTTATAAATTCTAAAAAAGAAGATGAAGACAGTATCTGCGATGGAATAAAATTCCTATATACTTATTTTATAGACAGTATAAATAAAGAGGAAGAGGAATCTTTTATTCAAAGTATGTTTTCAATATATGAAGATAACTCAGCTAATACAGCTTTATCTGGAGCTGGGAGTGCAGTTCTTTTTAAGAAAGGAAAAATATCTCTGGAAGAAGCTATGAATAAATTTAATTCATATCTTAATGGTTCTGATATTTCTAAAAAAATGTCAGCTTCTTTTCTTAAAGGATTTTTTAAGATAGCTAAAGATATAGTATTTGTAGATGACAGAATGCTTCACTCTTTAGACAACATATTAAAAGAAACTGATGGAGATCTGTTTTTAGAAATACTTCCAGATTTAAGATTTGCATTTACATATTTTCTTCCTTTTGAAACAGATAAAATAGCTAAACAGGTATCTTCATTTTATGATATATCAGGAGAATCTTTGCTCTATGGAGATGTTTTTGATCAAAAAGAAATGGAAAAAGCACTGGATATAGATAAATATTGTGCTGGAAAACTAGATGAATGGCTTCTGGAAAAAGGGGGAGAAGATGGAAGATAA
- a CDS encoding ATP-binding protein, translated as MEVKILKPTMEMKYAEELEALKSIDTGKKPENWLMSPKAVRTFILGSDKAIEHNGKKIKITKKFYGDDSLVERSIITLAGNRGLMLVGDPGTAKTMLSELLSAAICGTSTNTIQGTAGTTEDMIKYSWNYAMLLAKGPVREALVPAPLYIGMKEGMITRFEEITRCPLEMQDSMISVMSDKMLNIPEFAEEPVLYARPGFNVIATANTRDKGINEMSSALKRRFNFETVLPVSSVTIEAKIIEQECEKMFNEANIEMKIDHNVIEILALTFRELREGITYENIKVDVPSSVMSTAEAVSVYFQTAIDSYYYSDGKITADKLVQNIKGAVIKENRDDLSKLRNYFGTVVKKRAEKEGSLWIDYYEARNNLK; from the coding sequence GTGGAAGTAAAAATTTTAAAACCTACTATGGAGATGAAGTACGCTGAAGAGCTAGAAGCATTGAAAAGTATAGATACAGGGAAAAAGCCAGAAAACTGGCTTATGTCTCCAAAGGCAGTGAGAACATTCATCCTTGGAAGCGATAAAGCAATAGAGCACAATGGGAAAAAAATAAAAATAACTAAGAAATTTTATGGAGATGATTCTCTTGTAGAAAGAAGTATAATAACTCTGGCAGGAAATAGAGGGCTTATGCTGGTGGGAGATCCCGGAACAGCAAAAACTATGTTGAGCGAACTTTTATCTGCTGCTATTTGCGGAACAAGTACAAACACTATTCAAGGAACAGCAGGAACTACAGAGGATATGATAAAGTATTCATGGAACTATGCAATGCTTTTGGCAAAAGGACCTGTAAGAGAAGCTCTTGTTCCAGCTCCTTTGTATATTGGAATGAAAGAGGGAATGATAACTCGTTTTGAAGAGATAACTAGATGTCCATTAGAGATGCAGGACAGTATGATAAGTGTTATGAGTGATAAAATGCTTAATATACCTGAATTTGCAGAAGAACCTGTACTGTATGCAAGACCTGGATTCAATGTGATAGCTACTGCCAACACAAGAGATAAGGGGATTAACGAGATGAGTAGTGCACTAAAGAGAAGATTTAACTTTGAAACTGTTCTTCCAGTGAGTAGTGTAACTATAGAGGCTAAAATAATAGAGCAGGAATGTGAAAAAATGTTTAATGAAGCTAACATAGAAATGAAGATAGATCATAATGTTATTGAGATATTGGCTCTAACTTTTAGAGAATTGAGAGAAGGTATAACTTATGAAAATATAAAAGTAGATGTTCCATCTTCAGTAATGAGTACAGCAGAGGCAGTATCAGTATATTTCCAGACTGCTATTGATTCATATTATTACAGTGATGGAAAAATAACTGCTGATAAACTTGTACAGAATATTAAAGGAGCAGTAATTAAAGAAAATAGAGATGATTTATCAAAACTTAGAAATTATTTTGGAACTGTAGTGAAAAAAAGAGCAGAAAAAGAGGGGTCATTATGGATAGATTATTACGAGGCGAGAAACAATCTGAAATAG
- a CDS encoding DUF4132 domain-containing protein — protein MAKREVAEIILRNVYSYKDPQVREQLESYILGETNIAPSGNDIRQKMSMYQAYGFENMSCFDENKNFIDNEDGEVLKRYTELMYKEAPDKLSTQFQLFSGKYSLYKKMGLSKAFVKEDFQKTLLYTTRYWWQTEKDAVDKFIENYKDIADEYIDEYDKVNGNAAFAAGMLLIVKLINEKNSNPIEKLGNIFFGKKEKTVEKLERFFYSILKKRIKEKAIKRILENDIKDPQIDQYYNELDPIKLVFTSEMHEVILISRIIKEIKMTSNIIFQGARIAAMAEPVTFLYIHNNDEQTMKNIAELKLSDKYKLDFCLERISSDYRYNEKYFYKSIEESIKASPEYVKSIMKREIDEEDVMGSVLLSLLLKNNHLTEEERAAYLRKAENLIIKSYKEMYTNQDVYSYEFPEIGMEDFEFLRDENAALNGIKISEVGNAYKYRTPANKINVSALSLIEYSTIARNAVEVSLKIKGYVRYLFHFIINYKCVCPINTENVYIRLYDKMRISFEDVCQGYLDYRFSEEETEKKEFLQFAHKYEKEIYELLKDNSFEIEDLKKFINVLYKENNGFDYVELTNVFEKKIKSVTSMVEDMLKSKEKEVRSKIEELAGAKSKITADTAMRLIRIWDNDKIEKDLRNIENIAEITEYIENLYTKTNDKNTPYAKEIDYGSVRIKDSEEKISEKVMKYFVSEYIVLKDLYIIKGCKRIQEVVNIFDLRLLMKSIFDMWVAEGSTTKYRNILLPLALTAGEAQIPMIKKQIDFWAENSKPGLATFAIQSLCMNGSKMALLTVDSMSRKHKNKRVKRAALEAMDIAAEAMGMSRDELDDIIVPDLGFGKDRTRIFNYGEREFKAVLDDKMEITLFDNTGKQIKSLPKASAKNNDNEDMAAECKEELKNIKKQIKIVVESQKLRIAKAVIVGRKWSIDKWKELFIENPIMNSFATKLVWEETDDKGNIIKTFRYMEDGTFNTVEEEEYEVENGTYILPLHPADINEEELAAWTEQLEDYEIVQPVDQLNIPVYILKDEELEEKEISEFKTKKIYASTFKSAANKLGFNMEFAEYGECCGCTFLDESSNLRMFISTNNFYPGDYSTIISILKISFISRESNSEVVLRKVPKKLISLAYLAGKMITEKAIENREE, from the coding sequence ATGGCAAAAAGAGAAGTAGCAGAAATTATTTTAAGAAATGTTTATTCTTACAAGGATCCACAAGTAAGAGAGCAGCTGGAGAGTTATATATTAGGGGAAACAAATATAGCTCCATCAGGAAATGATATCAGGCAGAAAATGTCAATGTATCAAGCTTATGGTTTTGAAAATATGAGTTGTTTTGATGAAAATAAAAATTTCATAGATAATGAAGATGGGGAGGTATTAAAAAGATATACAGAATTGATGTACAAAGAAGCTCCAGATAAATTAAGTACTCAATTTCAACTTTTTAGTGGTAAGTACAGCCTTTATAAAAAAATGGGACTCAGTAAGGCTTTTGTAAAGGAAGATTTTCAAAAAACTCTGTTATATACTACAAGATACTGGTGGCAGACAGAAAAAGATGCAGTAGATAAGTTTATTGAAAATTATAAGGATATTGCAGATGAATATATAGATGAATATGATAAAGTTAATGGAAATGCAGCTTTTGCAGCAGGAATGCTTCTTATAGTAAAATTAATTAATGAAAAAAACAGCAATCCAATAGAAAAATTAGGTAATATTTTCTTTGGAAAAAAAGAAAAAACAGTAGAGAAATTAGAGAGATTTTTTTATAGCATATTAAAGAAAAGAATAAAAGAGAAAGCTATAAAAAGAATTCTTGAAAATGATATAAAAGATCCACAAATAGATCAATACTATAATGAACTTGATCCGATAAAACTGGTTTTTACCTCTGAAATGCATGAAGTTATCTTAATCAGCAGAATAATAAAGGAAATAAAAATGACTTCAAATATTATTTTTCAAGGGGCTAGGATAGCAGCAATGGCAGAACCTGTAACATTCCTTTATATTCATAATAATGATGAACAGACAATGAAAAATATAGCAGAATTAAAACTTTCTGATAAATATAAATTGGACTTCTGTCTGGAGCGTATTTCAAGCGATTACAGATATAATGAAAAATATTTTTATAAAAGTATAGAAGAAAGTATAAAGGCTTCTCCAGAATATGTGAAATCTATAATGAAAAGAGAGATAGATGAAGAAGATGTAATGGGAAGTGTACTTTTAAGCCTTCTTCTAAAAAATAATCATCTGACTGAAGAAGAAAGGGCAGCATATTTAAGAAAGGCTGAAAACCTTATAATAAAATCATACAAAGAAATGTACACAAATCAAGATGTATATAGTTATGAATTTCCTGAAATAGGAATGGAGGATTTTGAATTTTTAAGAGATGAAAATGCAGCATTAAATGGGATAAAAATATCTGAAGTTGGAAATGCATATAAATATAGAACTCCAGCAAATAAAATAAACGTTTCAGCACTTTCATTGATTGAATACTCTACAATAGCAAGAAATGCTGTAGAAGTATCACTGAAAATAAAAGGATATGTGAGATATCTTTTCCATTTTATAATAAATTATAAGTGTGTATGTCCTATAAATACTGAAAATGTCTATATAAGACTTTATGATAAAATGAGAATTTCATTTGAAGATGTATGTCAGGGATATTTGGACTATAGATTTTCAGAAGAAGAAACTGAGAAAAAAGAGTTTCTGCAATTTGCTCATAAATATGAAAAAGAAATCTATGAGTTATTAAAAGACAATTCTTTTGAAATAGAAGATTTGAAAAAATTTATCAATGTTCTTTATAAAGAAAATAATGGATTTGATTATGTAGAGTTAACTAATGTATTTGAGAAAAAAATAAAAAGTGTAACAAGTATGGTAGAAGATATGCTTAAGTCTAAAGAAAAGGAAGTACGTTCTAAGATAGAGGAACTGGCAGGGGCTAAGAGCAAGATAACTGCTGATACAGCTATGCGTTTAATAAGAATATGGGATAATGATAAAATAGAAAAAGATTTAAGAAATATAGAAAATATTGCTGAAATAACAGAATATATAGAAAACCTATATACTAAAACTAATGATAAAAATACTCCATATGCAAAAGAGATAGATTATGGAAGTGTGAGAATAAAAGATTCAGAAGAGAAGATTTCAGAAAAAGTAATGAAATATTTTGTATCAGAATATATAGTTTTAAAAGATTTGTATATAATAAAGGGATGTAAAAGAATACAGGAAGTAGTAAATATCTTTGATTTGAGACTTCTAATGAAAAGTATTTTTGATATGTGGGTAGCTGAAGGTTCTACTACAAAATACAGAAACATCCTGCTTCCTCTGGCTCTTACAGCTGGAGAAGCTCAAATACCTATGATTAAAAAACAGATAGACTTTTGGGCAGAAAACAGCAAACCGGGACTTGCTACTTTTGCTATCCAATCTCTATGTATGAATGGAAGTAAAATGGCACTTCTTACTGTGGATAGTATGTCAAGAAAACATAAAAATAAAAGAGTAAAAAGAGCAGCCCTTGAAGCCATGGATATTGCAGCAGAGGCTATGGGAATGTCTAGAGATGAACTTGATGATATAATTGTTCCTGATTTAGGTTTTGGAAAAGACAGAACAAGAATATTCAATTATGGAGAGAGAGAATTTAAAGCAGTATTAGATGATAAGATGGAAATAACACTTTTTGATAATACTGGAAAACAGATAAAATCTCTTCCAAAGGCGTCTGCTAAAAATAACGACAATGAGGATATGGCAGCAGAATGTAAAGAGGAACTGAAAAATATAAAGAAACAGATAAAAATTGTTGTAGAATCTCAAAAATTAAGAATAGCTAAAGCAGTTATTGTAGGAAGAAAATGGAGTATAGACAAATGGAAAGAACTGTTTATAGAAAATCCTATAATGAACAGTTTTGCAACAAAATTAGTTTGGGAAGAAACAGATGATAAAGGAAATATTATAAAAACTTTCAGATATATGGAAGACGGGACTTTTAATACAGTAGAAGAAGAAGAGTATGAAGTGGAAAATGGAACATATATACTTCCACTGCATCCAGCTGATATAAATGAAGAGGAATTGGCAGCATGGACAGAACAGCTTGAAGATTATGAAATAGTACAGCCAGTAGATCAGCTGAATATTCCTGTATATATTCTTAAAGATGAAGAGCTTGAAGAAAAAGAAATATCAGAATTTAAAACTAAGAAGATATATGCTTCAACTTTCAAAAGTGCAGCAAATAAACTTGGATTTAATATGGAATTTGCTGAATATGGTGAATGCTGTGGATGTACTTTCCTAGATGAATCAAGTAATTTGAGAATGTTCATATCTACAAATAATTTCTATCCGGGAGATTACAGTACTATTATAAGTATACTTAAAATAAGCTTTATTTCAAGAGAAAGCAACAGTGAAGTAGTTCTTAGAAAAGTACCTAAAAAACTTATAAGTCTTGCATATCTTGCAGGAAAGATGATAACAGAAAAAGCTATTGAAAACAGGGAGGAATAG
- a CDS encoding phosphatidate cytidylyltransferase, with translation MEIFQKIPILIFFFFMAIGAYILVYLLKNKFSKERYINLCERIKTWLIIIVIFYLGSINRVSMLILFAVISYLSVMEFFKLFDIEITSEMKILSILIIGSNYLIIYRNMLYVFYFFVPCMVIAISMFVKRKKETAVSFFLSIYLISFIAYLVNIKSGISLIVGYVILIELNDVYQYITGNIFGKRKIVPRISPSKTLEGVIGGVVLTTVTILFFNTVYGYKLGIWMGPIISIFGFLGDILISYFKRKANKKDSGTILAGHGGILDRVDSLILNSPVILLITLHLHILN, from the coding sequence ATGGAAATATTTCAAAAAATTCCTATACTTATTTTTTTCTTTTTTATGGCAATAGGAGCTTATATATTGGTTTATTTATTAAAAAATAAATTCAGTAAAGAGAGATATATAAATCTTTGTGAAAGAATAAAAACATGGCTTATAATAATTGTCATATTTTATTTAGGGAGCATAAACAGAGTATCCATGCTTATTCTCTTTGCTGTGATATCATATTTATCAGTAATGGAATTTTTTAAACTTTTTGATATAGAAATAACTTCTGAGATGAAAATACTGAGTATATTAATAATAGGAAGCAATTATCTTATTATCTATAGAAATATGCTCTATGTTTTCTATTTCTTCGTTCCATGTATGGTAATAGCTATAAGTATGTTTGTTAAAAGAAAAAAGGAGACAGCTGTAAGCTTTTTTCTGAGCATTTACCTGATAAGCTTTATTGCATATCTAGTAAATATAAAATCTGGAATTTCATTGATTGTAGGATATGTTATACTCATAGAATTAAATGATGTTTATCAGTATATTACTGGGAATATTTTTGGAAAAAGAAAGATAGTTCCAAGAATAAGTCCAAGTAAAACTTTAGAAGGAGTAATTGGAGGAGTAGTTTTGACTACTGTAACTATACTTTTTTTCAATACGGTCTATGGATACAAGTTAGGTATCTGGATGGGGCCAATAATATCTATATTTGGATTTTTGGGAGATATTTTAATTTCATATTTTAAAAGAAAAGCAAATAAAAAAGATTCAGGAACAATACTTGCAGGACATGGAGGAATACTAGACCGTGTAGACAGTTTGATATTGAATTCACCTGTTATTTTATTAATAACACTGCATTTACATATTTTAAATTAA
- a CDS encoding CDP-alcohol phosphatidyltransferase family protein: MNISVYNLKKKFQDLLMPLCKKLNLLGITPNQITIGTMIGSIVFSLLFYKLSKYRILFLIVPLFFLKRMALNALDGMIASRFNKKTNLGIFLNEIGDIVADTVFYFCFFSVLNINVVLSMLFIFLGILSEYTGITAIQVDGKRHYEGPMGKSDRALFISLLSIFVFFKLDSRCIEYLLILGVGLLLLTIYNRIKNSLKNIS, encoded by the coding sequence ATGAATATATCAGTATATAACTTAAAGAAAAAATTTCAGGACTTATTGATGCCCCTATGTAAAAAACTGAATTTATTAGGAATAACTCCCAATCAAATAACTATTGGAACAATGATTGGAAGCATTGTATTTTCTCTGTTATTTTATAAGCTTTCTAAATATAGGATACTATTTTTAATAGTTCCTCTGTTTTTCTTAAAGAGAATGGCTTTAAATGCTTTAGATGGAATGATTGCCAGTAGATTTAACAAGAAAACAAATCTGGGAATTTTTCTTAATGAAATTGGAGATATAGTTGCAGATACAGTTTTTTACTTTTGCTTTTTTTCTGTTTTAAATATAAATGTAGTATTATCTATGTTGTTTATTTTTTTAGGGATACTTTCAGAATATACAGGAATCACAGCTATACAGGTAGATGGGAAAAGACATTATGAAGGACCTATGGGGAAAAGTGACAGAGCATTATTTATAAGTTTACTGTCAATTTTTGTATTTTTTAAATTAGATAGCAGATGTATAGAATATCTTCTAATTTTAGGAGTAGGGTTGCTCCTTCTTACTATATATAATAGAATAAAAAATTCTTTGAAAAATATTTCATAA